The following are encoded together in the Gammaproteobacteria bacterium genome:
- a CDS encoding OsmC family protein, with protein sequence MSTPAETVSTTVSYLRPIDAEGLEALGEKGKANPDSVVTLKAKTVCEGQFRMQTYVRDLAPMLIDEPPHLLGENNAPNPSEAVLATLGACLAVGVHANATARGVKLTKLELQLEGDINVTAVWGTGDLDETKPLGFTDVRVKIDAEGDAPEEVIDDIIAHSNVWSPVANTLRRNVSLVVEPA encoded by the coding sequence ATGAGCACACCTGCCGAAACCGTTTCCACCACCGTCAGCTATCTGCGCCCCATCGATGCCGAAGGGCTGGAGGCGCTGGGAGAAAAAGGCAAGGCCAATCCCGATTCTGTCGTTACGCTCAAGGCCAAGACTGTCTGCGAGGGTCAGTTCCGCATGCAGACCTACGTGCGCGACCTGGCGCCGATGCTGATCGACGAACCGCCGCACCTGCTGGGCGAGAACAACGCTCCCAATCCTTCCGAGGCCGTGCTGGCGACCCTGGGTGCCTGCCTCGCGGTCGGCGTTCATGCCAATGCCACCGCGCGCGGCGTGAAGCTCACCAAGCTGGAACTGCAGCTCGAAGGCGACATCAACGTCACCGCCGTCTGGGGTACGGGTGATCTCGACGAAACCAAGCCGCTCGGTTTCACCGACGTGCGCGTCAAGATCGACGCCGAAGGCGACGCCCCCGAGGAGGTCATCGACGACATCATCGCGCATTCCAACGTCTGGTCTCCGGTGGCCAACACCCTGCGCCGCAACGTCAGCCTGGTCGTCGAGCCGGCCTGA